AATCCTCAAGGCAATTGGTTATGGCGATCGCCAAGCCCTTTCGGGGATTCGTCTCACCCTGGGTGCGCAAACCCAAACGGAAGATATAGAATGGACGACGATCGCCCTTCAACAAATTTTAGAACGGCAATACACCGCAGTCCTGGTCTAATCCCACCGAAATACATGGCTTCTGATTTTGCTAACGATCCATCCTCCAGACCGGATGCGGCTGCTCCGACCCATCACAAACAACATGAGTTTTATGTGCTTTACCTCTATGTTGCGGGTAGTAGCAGTAACTCCCGTTGGGCAATTAATGAATTAGAAAATATTTGCCAAGAATATCTCAGCGATCGCCATGAAATTCGGATTATTGATGTCTATGAGCATCCAGATTTAGCCGAATCAGAGCGGATCGTTGCGACCCCGACCCTGATCAAAAAATTACCACCCCCCCTACGCAAATTTATTGGTGATCTTTCAGATCGAGAAAGCATCTTAATTGGCCTCGACATTTGGTAAAACCATAGGGTTAATACGCCCTAGCCGCTATACTGACAGACGTTCCGTTTCAAGATTCTGTGGGCTCTTATGGCTGGGGAAAATCCTGAGGTACAACTTTCGCGGCGCTTGGCATTGGTGGGGATGATCATCACCCTAATTTTTGTGGCGATCGCCCTCGGCGCACCTTTATTTGAAAACCTAGGCTGGCTCAAGGATCCCCT
The nucleotide sequence above comes from [Synechococcus] sp. NIES-970. Encoded proteins:
- the kaiB_2 gene encoding circadian clock protein KaiB codes for the protein MASDFANDPSSRPDAAAPTHHKQHEFYVLYLYVAGSSSNSRWAINELENICQEYLSDRHEIRIIDVYEHPDLAESERIVATPTLIKKLPPPLRKFIGDLSDRESILIGLDIW